Proteins from a genomic interval of Musa acuminata AAA Group cultivar baxijiao chromosome BXJ1-9, Cavendish_Baxijiao_AAA, whole genome shotgun sequence:
- the LOC135593882 gene encoding AAA-ATPase At4g30250-like, whose product MELLSQMWSLLGLLTILQNILPSQLLSLLHSMWQSLQDSITPYSYFDVPEFLGSSAVEPNDLYRHVHLYLHQSLLSSAAASVSAPPRLTLSLPRGSAAAPSLSLSPNQSLEDSFAGHRLLWTHQADTLQDSLEERRSFSLRLPKRAAAALLGSYLSHLSDKADHLERSSRPRRLYTNSPRGGPPSWSSVPFRHPATFATLALDPPVKTSLLADLDAFAAGREFYRRTGRAWKRGYLLHGPPGSGKSSLIAAIANHLRYDVYDLELTRVSHNSDLRSLLIQTSNRSVIVIEDIDCSLDLTGDRRGTAKSSAAALSASRKRAARKRPQPSTSNDSSDSEDEYCGNSNDGRVTLSGLLNFIDGLWSCCGEERVIVFTTNYAEAVDPALLRPGRMDVHVRLGACGAHAMRELVERYVGATEHDMLRVAESCIRAGAEMTPAEVGEVLLRHREEPEEAVRKMVAELQARVGSSGDSGGGGGGEEEEEGSAAWSWEESPEKARGRKRRAGWERRVRFLRRLRSLTKSDSECRGV is encoded by the coding sequence ATGGAGCTGCTATCGCAGATGTGGTCACTCTTGGGCTTACTGACcatcctccaaaacattctcccttctcagcttctttcccttctccattCCATGTGGCAGTCCCTCCAAGACTCCATCACCCCCTACTCCTACTTCGACGTTCCCGAGTTCCTCGGCTCCTCCGCCGTCGAGCCCAACGACCTCTACCGCCATGTCCACCTCTACCTCCACCAGTCCCTCCTCAGCTCTGCTGCCGCCTCAGTGTCGGCTCCTCCTCGCCTCACCCTCTCTCTCCCTCGCGGTTCCGCCGCCGCTCCCTcgctctccctctcccctaaCCAGTCTCTTGAGGATTCCTTCGCCGGCCACAGGCTCCTCTGGACCCACCAAGCCGACACCCTACAGGACTCCCTCGAGGAGCGCCGCTCCTTCTCCCTCCGCTTGCCAAAGCGCGCGGCTGCTGCTCTTCTCGGCTCTTACCTTTCCCACCTATCTGACAAGGCCGACCACCTCGAGCGCTCctcccgcccccgtcgcctctacACCAATTCTCCCCGCGGCGGGCCACCGTCGTGGTCCTCTGTTCCCTTCCGTCACCCGGCTACGTTTGCAACGCTCGCTCTCGATCCCCCAGTCAAGACCAGCCTCCTCGCCGATCTCGATGCATTTGCGGCGGGCCGCGAGTTCTACCGCCGCACTGGTCGTGCATGGAAGCGCGGGTACCTTCTGCATGGCCCACCGGGCTCCGGCAAGTCCTCGCTCATTGCTGCGATAGCCAACCACCTCCGCTACGACGTCTACGACTTGGAGCTGACCCGAGTCTCCCACAACTCAGACCTCCGCTCCTTACTCATCCAAACAAGCAATCGCTCTGTAATCGTCATTGAGGACATCGATTGCTCTCTCGACCTCACTGGCGACCGCCGTGGTACCGCGAAATCCTCTGCAGCAGCTCTTTCTGCCAGCAGGAAAAGAGCAGCAAGAAAGCGACCCCAACCTTCGACCAGCAACGATAGTTCTGACTCCGAAGATGAGTACTGCGGCAATAGCAATGATGGGAGGGTGACATTGTCAGGGCTGCTGAATTTTATCGACGGCCTGTGGTCATGCTGCGGAGAGGAGAGGGTAATAGTGTTCACGACGAACTATGCGGAAGCAGTCGACCCAGCGCTGCTGCGGCCGGGGAGGATGGACGTGCATGTGAGGCTGGGGGCATGTGGAGCGCATGCAATGAGGGAGCTAGTCGAGCGGTACGTCGGTGCGACGGAGCATGACATGTTAAGAGTGGCGGAGAGTTGTATTCGGGCAGGGGCGGAGATGACACCGGCGGAGGTAGGGGAGGTGCTGTTACGGCACAGGGAGGAGCCAGAGGAGGCAGTGAGGAAAATGGTGGCGGAGCTGCAGGCGAGAGTGGGAAGCAGTGGTGACagcggtggtggaggaggaggagaggaagaggaggaggggtcGGCGGCATGGAGCTGGGAGGAATCGCCGGAGAAGGCAAGAGGCAGGAAGAGGAGAGCCGGGTGGGAGAGGAGGGTGAGGTTTCTTAGAAGGCTGAGGAGTTTGACCAAGTCAGATTCAGAATGCAGGGGAGTATAG